The sequence below is a genomic window from Granulicatella elegans.
ATCATTCATAACTTTAACCTTCTGAAATTAAATTTAATGCGTCATCTAATACTTTAGCACCATTCATAGAACCATAATCCATTATATTAATGATTGACAATTTTACACCTAATTGAGAGCATTTTTCTTTATATTTTTCTTCCAAAAACTTAACTTGAGGTCCTAATAAAACTAAATCAATTTTTTCAGTTTCTAACACTTCTTCTGCTTGTGCCTCTGCTTTTGCAAAGATTGAAACTTCTATATTTTTTTCATCAGCTACTTTTAACATTCTAGATACCAACATACTAGTACTCATTCCAGCTGAACAAACTAACATTATTTTTTTCATATTATTTTACTCCATTTTTATCTAAAAGAATTTGATTTTTTTCTTGTATTTTAAAGAAAGGATAGTATATAAATACACTAATTACTACTAAAGCCAATGTGAATATTACATTTCTCCAGTCAAAGCTAGACAAATATGCTTGAGCAAAAAATGGTGTGAAAGATGGATCAACAAGATAACCATTTGATATAATATTTAAATTTTCTGCAACATAAGTTAGTAATAATGAAACAATTGGTGTTAAAATAAATGGAATACCTAAAATAGGATTAAACACTATTGGAAGGCCAAATATTACTGGTTCATTAATTGAGCAAATCCCCGGAATAAGAGACAACTTACCTATTGTTCGATATTGAGGAACTTTACTTTTCATCATTAATAAAACTAATCCTAATGTATTTCCCGCACCACCTAATACTGCAATTCTAAACATCTGTAGATTCATAGCATGAGTCATAAGTTCCCCATTAGAAAATTGTTCTGCATTTAAGCCAGTTTGTGCAATTCCCAATGTAAATACTATAGGGAATATAATTGAACTTCCATTTATTCCAAATAACCATAATAATTGTCCAATAGTAACAATGATTATAAAGCCCCAGATACTTCCTGCAACATTTATTCCTGGAGTTAAAATTTTCATAACAATTGCTGGGAATTTATCACCTAAATAACTAATAAATAATAAATTTGTTCCGTAAAAAATAATTATATTTACTAATAAAGGTAACAATGAATTTATAAAATTTGATACCATAGGTGGAACTGTATCAGGAAGTTTAATTTTAAAATTATTTTTTTCAAATAATCTTGTTAACTCTACTGAAATTAATCCGATAATAATAGCAATAAATAAACCATTAGAACCTAAAAATTCAGTGTCGATTTTACCTTCTGCTACCTTCGTACAAACTAACAAATACGATACAATAGCAATTAAACCATTTGTAGCAGCATCAAGTTTATATTGTTTTGCTAACGAATAAGCAATTCCGAATACACTCAAAATTCCTATCAATCCAAATGTTAAATTATAAGGTAGTGTAATTAAATCATAATTTTGAACTGCCCAACTTTTCCATAGAGCTAGAAATTTCAAAAGAAAATTTGCATTATTAAAATCAAAATTATCCATATTTATAGGAGGGTTTGCAATAATCAAAAAGAATGCACCAATTACCATAAAAGGTAAAGAAAAGAACATACCTGATGATATAGCCTTTAAGTGTCTCTGATTAGCCAACTTATAGGCGAATGGGCTTAATAAATCATTTAACTTCTCAAGAAAATTTTTTTTACTCATGATAAAACTCCTCTCTTAACTTTGCCAATTATTAAATTTAAACTCCGTTTCAGTTTTACTACTTGAATAATATTTTTCTAACAGTTTCTCATATTCTTCTTTATAATTATTGTCGACTTCTGCTTGAGGAAAAACTTTACTTGCTT
It includes:
- a CDS encoding PTS sugar transporter subunit IIB, which gives rise to MKKIMLVCSAGMSTSMLVSRMLKVADEKNIEVSIFAKAEAQAEEVLETEKIDLVLLGPQVKFLEEKYKEKCSQLGVKLSIINIMDYGSMNGAKVLDDALNLISEG
- a CDS encoding PTS sugar transporter subunit IIC — encoded protein: MSKKNFLEKLNDLLSPFAYKLANQRHLKAISSGMFFSLPFMVIGAFFLIIANPPINMDNFDFNNANFLLKFLALWKSWAVQNYDLITLPYNLTFGLIGILSVFGIAYSLAKQYKLDAATNGLIAIVSYLLVCTKVAEGKIDTEFLGSNGLFIAIIIGLISVELTRLFEKNNFKIKLPDTVPPMVSNFINSLLPLLVNIIIFYGTNLLFISYLGDKFPAIVMKILTPGINVAGSIWGFIIIVTIGQLLWLFGINGSSIIFPIVFTLGIAQTGLNAEQFSNGELMTHAMNLQMFRIAVLGGAGNTLGLVLLMMKSKVPQYRTIGKLSLIPGICSINEPVIFGLPIVFNPILGIPFILTPIVSLLLTYVAENLNIISNGYLVDPSFTPFFAQAYLSSFDWRNVIFTLALVVISVFIYYPFFKIQEKNQILLDKNGVK